One region of Pseudomonadota bacterium genomic DNA includes:
- a CDS encoding alkene reductase: protein MSQTDLFSPVQVGELNLPNRIVMAPLTRCRSQSDNTPRPWAATYYAQRASAGLIVSEGTVIAPEGVGYPNVPGLYTDNHVAAWKPITKAVHDAGGRILAQLWHVGRISHPAFQPQRQAPVAPSPLAPAGEISTPEGRHPFVAPRALERDEIPGIVAQFRHAATNALAAGFDGVEIHGANGYLIDQFLRDGSNRRTDGYGGDIPNRLRLLMEIVTAVTEVVAAGRVGVRISPTVKVNDMHDSNPQALFTAVAQALSGRGLAYLHVVEQAPRESLDAHFDFVALRQAFDGAYIACGAYDRERALAARTKNTADLIAFGRPFIANPDLVYRLKEHAPLNTPDPATFYGGDEHGYTDYPSVDG, encoded by the coding sequence ATGAGCCAAACAGACCTGTTCAGCCCCGTACAAGTGGGGGAATTGAACCTGCCCAACCGTATCGTGATGGCCCCGCTGACCCGCTGCCGCTCACAGAGCGACAACACGCCGCGCCCCTGGGCTGCCACCTATTACGCGCAGCGCGCCAGTGCCGGGCTGATTGTGAGCGAAGGCACGGTGATCGCACCCGAAGGGGTCGGCTACCCCAACGTACCGGGCCTGTATACCGACAATCACGTGGCCGCCTGGAAGCCGATTACCAAGGCGGTGCACGATGCGGGCGGTCGGATACTCGCCCAGCTTTGGCACGTGGGCCGAATCTCCCACCCCGCTTTTCAACCCCAGCGGCAGGCGCCGGTCGCGCCCTCGCCGCTGGCCCCGGCGGGTGAAATTTCCACACCCGAAGGCCGGCATCCCTTTGTTGCGCCGCGCGCTTTGGAAAGGGACGAAATTCCCGGCATCGTGGCGCAGTTCCGCCACGCCGCAACAAATGCGCTGGCGGCAGGGTTCGACGGGGTGGAGATTCACGGGGCCAATGGGTATCTGATCGATCAGTTTCTGCGGGATGGCAGCAATCGGCGCACCGACGGTTACGGCGGCGATATTCCCAATCGTTTGCGGTTGTTGATGGAGATTGTCACGGCGGTGACCGAGGTGGTGGCCGCGGGACGGGTGGGGGTGCGCATTTCACCGACGGTGAAGGTGAACGACATGCACGACAGCAACCCGCAGGCGTTGTTCACCGCCGTGGCACAGGCGCTTTCCGGCCGTGGCCTGGCCTATCTTCACGTGGTGGAGCAGGCACCGCGGGAAAGTTTGGATGCCCATTTTGATTTTGTGGCCTTACGCCAGGCTTTCGACGGCGCTTATATTGCCTGCGGCGCCTACGACCGCGAGCGCGCGTTGGCGGCGCGGACAAAAAACACGGCGGATCTAATCGCTTTCGGCCGGCCGTTTATCGCCAACCCGGATCTGGTCTACCGCTTAAAGGAACATGCGCCGCTCAATACGCCCGACCCGGCTACGTTCTATGGCGGAGACGAACACGGGTACACCGATTACCCCTCGGTGGATGGGTAG